The proteins below come from a single Rosa rugosa chromosome 2, drRosRugo1.1, whole genome shotgun sequence genomic window:
- the LOC133729773 gene encoding G-type lectin S-receptor-like serine/threonine-protein kinase At1g61370 isoform X2: MDQLPIGEVVHGIEQSSLAYQKWIINIKVDLSLTMIPYWGQKNGSNWYRNWGAPDSPCDRYGVCGPFGVCTTSESPMCKCLEKFVPKSDEEWSKQNWTGGCVRQTKLFCDSNTNKSVSSRGSDGFQKRVRLKVPDFHEYITSLESEDCKMYCLNNCPCLAYAFVNNIGCLVWSKDLIDMQEFSSGGTDIFIRLAQADLGEGKHIKLIVSLAAICFISILGSIVFGWHRLQRNKKGKRQVKTKYFGSTGTTVTSTDRLQEYIREHDPSELFIYDFDCILVATNTFSNTNKLGEGGFGPVYKGKLQDGNEIAVKRLSSSSGQGIEEFKNEMLLIYKLQHKNLVKIMGCCVKEDEKLLIYEFMSNKSLDTFLFDPTKRALLDWARRFNIIQGVARGLLYLHHDSCLKVIHRDLKVSNILLDEKMNPKISDFGLARIVEGAQNLVNTRKVVGTLGYISPEYAMGGIFSEKSDVYSFGVLLLEIISGRKNNSFYYNEQQLGFLPYAWHLWSEGRGLDLADEALTSSYSSLELLRCVHIGLLCVQDNAADRPTMADVVFMLSSVTDGPLPKRPIFTFQSPVCCDPQPQYVNAFSASEATMSMIEGR, from the exons ATGGATCAACTCCCTATTGGAGAAGTGGTCCATGGGATAGAACAAAGTTCATTGGCCTACCAGAAATGGATCATCAATATCAAAGTGGATTTAAGCTTGACGATGATCCCATACTGGGGACAAA AAAATGGCTCCAACTGGTATCGTAACTGGGGGGCACCCGATAGCCCATGCGACAGATATGGAGTTTGTGGACCTTTTGGGGTTTGTACAACTTCTGAATCTCCAATGTGCAAGTGTTTGGAAAAGTTTGTACCCAAGTCAGATGAGGAATGGAGCAAACAAAACTGGACAGGAGGGTGTGTGAGGCAAACCAAATTGTTCTGTGACAGCAACACAAATAAGTCGGTCTCATCCAGAGGAAGCGATGGTTTTCAGAAGAGGGTAAGGTTGAAGGTACCAGATTTTCACGAATATATCACATCTTTGGAATCTGAAGACTGCAAGATGTATTGCCTAAATAATTGTCCTTGCCTGGCGTATGCATTTGTTAATAATATAGGGTGTTTGGTCTGGTCCAAAGACCTTATTGATATGCAGGAGTTTTCCTCTGGAGGAACAGACATTTTCATTCGTCTAGCACAGGCAGACCTCG gcGAAGGAAAGCATATAAAATTAATTGTCAGCCTTGCAGCTATTTGTTTTATCAGTATATTGGGTTCCATTGTGTTCGGTTGGCACAGGTTGCAAAGGAACAAAAAGG GAAAAAGGCAAGTAAAAACGAAGTACTTTGGATCGACTGGTACAACTGTGACCTCAACAGACCGTCTTCAAGAATATATAAGAGAACATGATCCGTCGGAGCTATTCATCTATGATTTTGATTGCATATTAGTTGCTACAAACACTTTCAGTAACACAAACAAACTTGGTGAAGGAGGATTTGGCCCAGTTTATAAG GGTAAGCTGCAAGATGGGAATGAAATAGCAGTAAAAAGGTTATCTAGTAGCTCTGGGCAAGGCATAGAAGAGTTCAAGAATGAGATGCTGTTGATCTACAAACTCCAACATAAAAATCTTGTCAAAATCATGGGATGCTGCGTTAAAGAGGATGAGAAGTTGCTAATTTATGAGTTCATGTCAAACAAAAGCTTGGATACTTTTCTATTCG ATCCAACGAAAAGAGCACTGCTTGATTGGGCCAGACGCTTCAACATAATTCAGGGTGTCGCTAGAGGACTTCTTTATCTTCATCATGATTCCTGTTTGAAGGTAATACATAGAGATTTGAAGGTCAGTAATATcctattggatgagaaaatgaatcCAAAAATTTCAGACTTTGGATTAGCACGCATAGTTGAAGGGGCACAGAATCTAGTGAATACTCGCAAGGTTGTGGGAACACT TGGCTACATATCTCCAGAGTATGCCATGGGGGGGATATTTTCCGAAAAATCTGATGTGTACAGCTTTGGGGTCTTATTATTGGAGATTATTAGCGGCAGGAAGAATAACAGCTTCTATTACAACGAACAACAGCTAGGATTCCTACCTTAT GCATGGCACTTATGGAGCGAAGGCAGGGGATTGGATTTGGCAGATGAAGCATTGACTAGTTCATATTCCTCTTTAGAATTGTTGAGATGCGTGCATATTGGGCTTCTTTGTGTACAAGACAATGCTGCAGATAGACCAACCATGGCAGATGTAGTTTTCATGCTAAGTAGTGTTACCGATGGTCCACTACCCAAGCGGCCTATATTTACTTTCCAAAGCCCAGTCTGTTGTGATCCCCAACCACAGTATGTAAATGCTTTCTCTGCAAGTGAAGCTACCATGTCAATGATCGAAGGACGATAG
- the LOC133729773 gene encoding G-type lectin S-receptor-like serine/threonine-protein kinase At1g61370 isoform X1, whose protein sequence is MHKGIGLLFFLFIFSLLLSQYGAEVYNITSSQPLAPGQILVSPGHLFELGFFDSDKYVGIWHKNISPRKVVWVANREKRLTDTLSSLRIGSNGNLELVDGKQNPVWSTNITTRVSSSSSTSAAALLLESGELVVKNSMGDVVWQSFDYPSDTILPSMLVGFDSKSGKRKFLTSWKGDNDPSAGMFLVGLESQTPTQVFIWINNGSTPYWRSGPWDRTKFIGLPEMDHQYQSGFKLDDDPILGTKYFSYTLLDNTISYLDISSKGLLNFMLSENGSNWYRNWGAPDSPCDRYGVCGPFGVCTTSESPMCKCLEKFVPKSDEEWSKQNWTGGCVRQTKLFCDSNTNKSVSSRGSDGFQKRVRLKVPDFHEYITSLESEDCKMYCLNNCPCLAYAFVNNIGCLVWSKDLIDMQEFSSGGTDIFIRLAQADLGEGKHIKLIVSLAAICFISILGSIVFGWHRLQRNKKGKRQVKTKYFGSTGTTVTSTDRLQEYIREHDPSELFIYDFDCILVATNTFSNTNKLGEGGFGPVYKGKLQDGNEIAVKRLSSSSGQGIEEFKNEMLLIYKLQHKNLVKIMGCCVKEDEKLLIYEFMSNKSLDTFLFDPTKRALLDWARRFNIIQGVARGLLYLHHDSCLKVIHRDLKVSNILLDEKMNPKISDFGLARIVEGAQNLVNTRKVVGTLGYISPEYAMGGIFSEKSDVYSFGVLLLEIISGRKNNSFYYNEQQLGFLPYAWHLWSEGRGLDLADEALTSSYSSLELLRCVHIGLLCVQDNAADRPTMADVVFMLSSVTDGPLPKRPIFTFQSPVCCDPQPQYVNAFSASEATMSMIEGR, encoded by the exons ATGCATAAAGGTATTggtcttttgtttttcttattcaTCTTCAGTTTGCTTCTATCACAATATGGTGCTGAAGTTTATAACATAACTTCTTCACAGCCATTAGCACCAGGACAAATTCTTGTCTCCCCTGGTCACCTTTTTGAATTGGGCTTCTTCGATAGTGATAAGTATGTGGGGATATGGCACAAGAATATATCTCCTCGTAAAGTTGTATGGGTGGCCAACAGAGAAAAGCGTCTTACAGACACCTTGTCGAGTTTGAGAATCGGTAGCAATGGGAATCTGGAGCTTGTAGATGGGAAACAAAATCCTGTCTGGTCAACTAATATTACTACTAGGGTGTCTTCATCTAGTAGTACTTCAGCTGCTGCCCTTCTGCTAGAAAGTGGAGAATTAGTTGTCAAAAACAGTATGGGAGATGTTGTGTGGCAGAGCTTTGATTATCCTAGCGACACAATCCTTCCAAGCATGTTGGTTGGATTTGATAGCAAATCTGGAAAGAGAAAGTTCTTGACTTCCTGGAAAGGTGATAATGATCCATCAGCAGGGATGTTCTTGGTTGGACTTGAATCACAGACGCCAACACAAGTGTTTATCTGGATTAATAATGGATCAACTCCCTATTGGAGAAGTGGTCCATGGGATAGAACAAAGTTCATTGGCCTACCAGAAATGGATCATCAATATCAAAGTGGATTTAAGCTTGACGATGATCCCATACTGGGGACAAAGTATTTCTCTTATACTTTACTTGACAATACTATCTCATATCTTGATATCTCTTCCAAAGGCTTATTGAACTTTATGCTTTCAGAAAATGGCTCCAACTGGTATCGTAACTGGGGGGCACCCGATAGCCCATGCGACAGATATGGAGTTTGTGGACCTTTTGGGGTTTGTACAACTTCTGAATCTCCAATGTGCAAGTGTTTGGAAAAGTTTGTACCCAAGTCAGATGAGGAATGGAGCAAACAAAACTGGACAGGAGGGTGTGTGAGGCAAACCAAATTGTTCTGTGACAGCAACACAAATAAGTCGGTCTCATCCAGAGGAAGCGATGGTTTTCAGAAGAGGGTAAGGTTGAAGGTACCAGATTTTCACGAATATATCACATCTTTGGAATCTGAAGACTGCAAGATGTATTGCCTAAATAATTGTCCTTGCCTGGCGTATGCATTTGTTAATAATATAGGGTGTTTGGTCTGGTCCAAAGACCTTATTGATATGCAGGAGTTTTCCTCTGGAGGAACAGACATTTTCATTCGTCTAGCACAGGCAGACCTCG gcGAAGGAAAGCATATAAAATTAATTGTCAGCCTTGCAGCTATTTGTTTTATCAGTATATTGGGTTCCATTGTGTTCGGTTGGCACAGGTTGCAAAGGAACAAAAAGG GAAAAAGGCAAGTAAAAACGAAGTACTTTGGATCGACTGGTACAACTGTGACCTCAACAGACCGTCTTCAAGAATATATAAGAGAACATGATCCGTCGGAGCTATTCATCTATGATTTTGATTGCATATTAGTTGCTACAAACACTTTCAGTAACACAAACAAACTTGGTGAAGGAGGATTTGGCCCAGTTTATAAG GGTAAGCTGCAAGATGGGAATGAAATAGCAGTAAAAAGGTTATCTAGTAGCTCTGGGCAAGGCATAGAAGAGTTCAAGAATGAGATGCTGTTGATCTACAAACTCCAACATAAAAATCTTGTCAAAATCATGGGATGCTGCGTTAAAGAGGATGAGAAGTTGCTAATTTATGAGTTCATGTCAAACAAAAGCTTGGATACTTTTCTATTCG ATCCAACGAAAAGAGCACTGCTTGATTGGGCCAGACGCTTCAACATAATTCAGGGTGTCGCTAGAGGACTTCTTTATCTTCATCATGATTCCTGTTTGAAGGTAATACATAGAGATTTGAAGGTCAGTAATATcctattggatgagaaaatgaatcCAAAAATTTCAGACTTTGGATTAGCACGCATAGTTGAAGGGGCACAGAATCTAGTGAATACTCGCAAGGTTGTGGGAACACT TGGCTACATATCTCCAGAGTATGCCATGGGGGGGATATTTTCCGAAAAATCTGATGTGTACAGCTTTGGGGTCTTATTATTGGAGATTATTAGCGGCAGGAAGAATAACAGCTTCTATTACAACGAACAACAGCTAGGATTCCTACCTTAT GCATGGCACTTATGGAGCGAAGGCAGGGGATTGGATTTGGCAGATGAAGCATTGACTAGTTCATATTCCTCTTTAGAATTGTTGAGATGCGTGCATATTGGGCTTCTTTGTGTACAAGACAATGCTGCAGATAGACCAACCATGGCAGATGTAGTTTTCATGCTAAGTAGTGTTACCGATGGTCCACTACCCAAGCGGCCTATATTTACTTTCCAAAGCCCAGTCTGTTGTGATCCCCAACCACAGTATGTAAATGCTTTCTCTGCAAGTGAAGCTACCATGTCAATGATCGAAGGACGATAG
- the LOC133729767 gene encoding receptor-like serine/threonine-protein kinase SD1-8, translating to MRDLAKPHCFSTVILLLTLLSFFSVAKSKDTLSATESLGPNQTLVSAGEVFELGFFELGTDVSRWYLGIWYKKIEKKTVVWEANRDNPLPNNSSSLKIGYDGKLSLVDESGNVSWSSNQSQFVGVSKNPILQLLDSGNLVLKETNEIDPNKFLWQSFDYPTDTLLPEMKLGWNLNTSLDRYISSWKTPEDPSTGDYSFKLDYHGFPEVFLRQKQSIIYRSGPWNGLRFSGVPEMNAGNGIGFNFVVNDEEVYYSFSEQGNETNPALNSRLIVTPSGNLQRLTWIESSKIWNKYWFAPKDQCDSYSECGPYGVCDANASPVCKCMKGFRPKNPSAWSLRDGSDGCERETELECGNKDKFMKVENVKLPESGGAVVDMEMSLEECKVKCLGNCSCSGYSSARIQNGGSGCVLWFEELMDMRSYADGGQEFYLRLAASELDGDGKTKIIMIVGIVVGIAVLLSAGLIICFVRRRRNSGSTLNRRESKGPLERSQDFLLNSVVVSSKKDHYSGDRSNDDLELPLFDFSSVVAATDNFSDENKLGQGGFGCVYKGLVEGQEIAVKRLSKNSGQGTEEFKNEVRLIARLQHRNLVRLLGCCVDVDEKMLIYEYMENKSLDSFLFDKAKRYLLDWQKRFNIICGIARGLLYLHQDSRFRIIHRDLKASNILLDGELDPKISDFGMARIFGQDQTEANTKKVVGTYGYMSPEYAMDGLFSIKSDVFSFGVLVLEIVSGQKNRGFYYSNNELNLLGHAWELWNEGRALDIIDSSVGASFSESEVLRCMQVGLLCVQERAEDRPTMSSVVLMLSSENAPLPQPKNPGFCLGRKPETESSSSKQDESFTVNQVTITILDPR from the exons ATGAGAGATTTAGCAAAGCCCCATTGCTTTTCCACCGTTATTCTTCTCCTCACTTTACTCTCTTTCTTCTCCGTCGCCAAATCCAAAGACACCTTGTCTGCAACTGAATCTCTCGGACCAAACCAGACCCTCGTCTCCGCAGGTGAGGTTTTCGAATTGGGTTTCTTCGAGCTAGGCACAGACGTCTCAAGATGGTACTTGGGCATATGGTACAAGAAAATcgaaaaaaaaactgttgtttggGAAGCCAACAGAGACAACCCGCTCCCAAACAACTCATCCAGTCTCAAAATCGGTTACGATGGAAAACTTTCTCTTGTGGATGAATCCGGAAACGTTTCTTGGTCCAGCAATCAATCACAATTTGTTGGCGTCTCTAAAAATCCAATCCTACAGCTTTTGGATTCCGGCAATTTGGTCCtcaaagaaacaaatgaaatcGACCCTAACAAGTTTCTCTGGCAGAGCTTCGACTATCCCACAGACACTTTGTTGCCGGAGATGAAGCTTGGATGGAACTTGAATACTAGTTTGGACAGATACATATCGTCATGGAAAACTCCAGAAGACCCTTCTACAGGTGATTACTCCTTCAAGCTCGACTACCACGGTTTCCCGGAGGTTTTCCTCCGGCAGAAACAGTCCATAATATACCGGAGCGGGCCCTGGAATGGACTGAGATTTAGCGGCGTTCCAGAGATGAACGCCGGTAATGGTATTGGTTTCAACTTCGTTGTAAATGATGAGGAAGTGTACTACTCGTTTTCGGAACAAGGCAATGAAACTAATCCAGCTCTGAATTCAAGGCTGATCGTAACTCCCTCCGGCAACCTCCAACGGCTGACGTGGATCGAGAGCAGCAAGATCTGGAACAAGTACTGGTTCGCTCCCAAGGACCAATGCGACAGTTACAGTGAGTGCGGGCCCTATGGTGTCTGCGACGCCAACGCTTCGCCTGTGTGTAAGTGCATGAAGGGGTTCCGACCTAAGAACCCTTCGGCGTGGAGCTTGAGAGATGGCTCGGACGGGTGTGAGCGAGAGACGGAGCTGGAGTGTGGGAATAAGGACAAGTTCATGAAGGTGGAGAATGTGAAGCTGCCGGAGAGCGGCGGAGCGGTGGTGGACATGGAGATGAGTTTGGAGGAGTGTAAGGTGAAGTGTTTGGGGAACTGCTCGTGCAGTGGTTATTCGAGTGCGAGGATTCAGAATGGAGGGAGTGGATGTGTGTTGTGGTTTGAGGAGTTGATGGATATGAGGAGTTATGCCGACGGCGGGCAAGAGTTCTATCTCCGGTTAGCAGCTTCTGAACTAG ATGGTGAtgggaaaacaaaaataattatgATCGTCGGCATTGTAGTTGGTATTGCCGTTCTGCTATCAGCTGGTCTTATTATCTGTTTTGTGCGGAGGAGGAGGAATTCGGGTAGCACTTTAAATAGGAGAGAATCAAAAG GTCCGCTTGAAAGAAGCCAGGATTTTCTGCTAAACAGTGTGGTAGTCTCAAGTAAGAAGGATCACTACTCTGGTGACAGGAGCAATGATGACCTAGAGTTGCCTTTGTTTGATTTCAGCTCTGTAGTAGCGGCTACGGACAACTTTTCTGATGAAAATAAACTGGGACAAGGAGGTTTCGGTTGTGTTTACAAG GGGTTGGTCGAAGGTCAAGAGATCGCTGTGAAGAGACTTTCAAAAAACTCTGGACAAGGAACTGAAGAATTCAAAAACGAAGTAAGGTTAATTGCAAGACTTCAACACAGAAATCTTGTTCGATTGCTCGGTTGCTGCGTTGATGTGGATGAAAAGATGCTGATTTACGAATACATGGAAAATAAAAGCCTCGATTCTTTTTTATTCG ATAAAGCGAAAAGGTATTTGCTGGATTGGCAAAAGCGTTTCAACATTATATGTGGGATTGCTCGAGGACTTCTTTATCTTCATCAGGATTCGAGATTCAGGATCATCCATAGGGACCTCAAGGCAAGCAACATTCTACTTGATGGAGAATTGGACCCCAAGATATCGGACTTTGGAATGGCAAGAATATTTGGTCAGGATCAGACAGAAGCCAATACAAAAAAAGTAGTGGGAACATA TGGCTATATGTCTCCTGAATATGCAATGGATGGCCTCTTCTCAATCAAGTCAGATGTATTTAGTTTTGGTGTTCTAGTGTTGGAGATTGTTAGTGGTCAAAAGAACAGAGGATTTTATTATTCAAACAATGAGCTAAACCTCCTAGGACAT GCTTGGGAGTTGTGGAATGAAGGTCGTGCATTGGATATAATAGATTCTTCAGTTGGTGCTTCATTTTCGGAATCTGAGGTGTTGAGATGCATGCAGGTTGGGCTTTTATGCGTCCAAGAGCGTGCAGAAGATAGGCCTACAATGTCCTCTGTGGTTCTGATGTTAAGTAGTGAAAATGCACCACTACCGCAGCCTAAAAACCCCGGTTTTTGCCTAGGAAGGAAACCAGAAACAGAGTCATCCTCAAGCAAGCAAGACGAGTCATTCACTGTAAACCAAGTAACTATCACAATATTAGATCCTAGGTAG